In the genome of Podarcis raffonei isolate rPodRaf1 chromosome 17, rPodRaf1.pri, whole genome shotgun sequence, one region contains:
- the HSD3B2 gene encoding 3 beta-hydroxysteroid dehydrogenase/Delta 5-->4-isomerase type 2 — MSLAGTKCLVTGAGGFLGQRIVCQLLEEEEGLAEVRATDKALSPETLQRFGKLKTKTPLTILQGDIRDAAFLRTATQGVSLVIHTACLIDVLGYIDKQTLWDVNTKGTQLLLDACFYNNVQYFVFTSSIEVMGPNRRGDPIVDGDEDTVYHDTRKFPYAESKRAAEKLVQQLDGQPLKDGSSLVTCALRSPYIFGEGSPFLLGHLDESIQNNNVFIRLSRKEALVNPIYVGNIASAHIQVAKAMRDPEKVKRIRGKFYYITDDTPHMSYSDLNYELSKELGFGIEPKLPMPLTMFYYYSLLLEIVSSLLRPFVRYIPRINTHLVTLVNTPFSFSSRKAQRDFGYAPRYKWEEAKELTSQWIAKVAPLRRAYLKNKTL, encoded by the exons ATGTCTTTGGCAGGAACGAAATGTCTGGTGACCGGAGCTGGTGGATTCCTTGGTCAAAGGATCGTCTGCCAgttgctggaggaagaggaaggactgGCCGAGGTTCGTGCCACGGACAAAGCCCTCAGCCCTGAGACGCTCCAGCGCTTTGGAA AACTGAAGACTAAAACTCCCCTGACAATCCTCCAAGGGGATATCCGGGATGCAGCGTTCCTCCGCACGGCTACCCAAGGTGTGTCTCTTGTCATCCACACAGCTTGCCTCATCGACGTCTTGGGATATATAGACAAACAGACACTCTGGGATGTCAACACGAAAG GTACACAGCTGCTCCTGGATGCCTGCTTCTACAACAACGTCCAGTATTTTGTCTTCACCAGCAGCATTGAAGTGATGGGTCCAAACAGAAGAGGGGACCCCATTGTTGATGGCGATGAAGACACGGTGTACCACGATACCAGAAAATTTCCTTACGCTGAATCAAAGAGAGCAGCGGAGAAATTGGTGCAGCAGCTGGATGGCCAGCCGCTGAAAGATGGCAGCAGTCTTGTGACGTGCGCTTTGAGGTCCCCGTACATCTTTGGAGAAGGAAGTCCTTTCCTTCTGGGCCACCTCGATGAAAGCATCCAAAACAATAATGTCTTTATAAGGCTATCTAGGAAGGAGGCTCTCGTAAATCCCATCTACGTAGGGAACATTGCTTCAGCTCACATTCAAGTGGCGAAAGCCATGCGGGATCCAGAAAAGGTCAAGCGGATCCGAGGAAAATTCTATTACATCACAGATGACACTCCCCACATGAGCTATTCGGACTTAAATTACGAGCTGAGCAAGGAGCTGGGGTTTGGTATTGAACCCAAACTACCAATGCCCTTGACAATGTTCTATTACTATAGTCTGCTGCTGGAGATTGTGAGTTCCTTACTCCGGCCTTTTGTCAGATACATTCCCCGCATCAATACTCACCTTGTGACCTTGGTCAATACCCCGTTTAGCTTTTCTTCCAGAAAAGCTCAAAGGGATTTTGGCTATGCACCTCGCTACAAATGGGAAGAAGCCAAGGAGCTTACAAGCCAGTGGATTGCCAAAGTAGCTCCACTGAGAAGGGCCTACCTGAAAAACAAGACCCTCTAA
- the ZNF697 gene encoding zinc finger protein 697, whose protein sequence is MEPVEELCASVLSSSTEREFIGNYEIPSEYEEEIPPGDDAEKVQQDELLLRQNEENAPQSHGGAIEDEQMQDNCPDQQHNESADRGGSLGLLQDIVSPPGIPLGVEPFRYTEGGESVQYNSSLNVQPEISPVGEKPHKCTECSKSFSWRSDLIKHQRIHTGEKPYICSECGENFTVSSHLFTHRRIHTGEKPFLCPECGKCFSRNSHLVNHQRTHTGEKPFECSECGKSFSDFSTLTQHQRTHTGEKPYICVECGKGFIQSSHLARHRRTHMGEKPYKCAECGKGFRYKTHLVQHHRLHIG, encoded by the exons ATGGAACCAGTAGAAGAACTGTGTGCATCTGTGCTCTCCAGTTCTACAGAAAGAGAATTTATAG GAAACTATGAGATCCCAAGTGAGTACGAGGAAGAAATTCCTCCTGGAGATGATGCAGAGAAGGTGCAGCAAGATGAGCTTCTACTGAGACAAAATGAAGAAAATGCTCCCCAGAGTCATGGAGGAGCCATTGAAGATGAGCAGATGCAAGACAATTGTCCTGATCAGCAGCATAATGAATCTGCAGATCGAGGTGGTAGCCTGGGACTCCTCCAAGACATCGTGTCTCCACCTGGGATTCCCTTGGGAGTAGAACCTTTCCGTTACACCGAAGGTGGGGAGAGCGTCCAATATAATTCAAGCCTTAATGTCCAACCTGAGATCTCTCCAGTGGGAGAGAAGCCGCATAAGTGCACTGAATGTAGCAAGAGCTTCAGCTGGCGCTCTGACCTTATTAAACACCAGAGaattcacacgggggagaagccctacatATGCAGTGAATGTGGGGAGAACTTCACGGTGAGCTCTCACCTTTTTACACATAGGAGAATCCATACCGGAGAGAAGCCTTTCCTTTGTCCCGAGTGCGGGAAATGCTTCAGTCGGAACTCGCACCTTGTGAACCACCAAAgaacccacacgggagagaaacccttTGAATGCagcgagtgcgggaagagcttcagcgaTTTCTCAACCCTGACTCAGCACCAGAGGACGCACACAGGCGAAAAGCCCTATATATGTGTTGAATGTGGGAAAGGCTTTATACAGAGTTCGCATCTCGCAAGGCACCGGAGAACCCACATGGGAGAGAAACCCTACAAGTGTGCCGAGTGCGGCAAAGGCTTCCGATACAAGACGCACCTCGTACAACACCACAGACTTCACATAGGATAG